From a single Planococcus shenhongbingii genomic region:
- a CDS encoding O-methyltransferase yields the protein MKEKLWNDVDDYFTEKLHNSDPVMEAVHQNNFDAGLPGIDVSPNQGKFLKLMVKLANAKNVLEIGTLGGYSSIWMGRALPDDGRLVTLEYKNAHAIVARENIENAGLSDKIEVIEGAAIDTLPMLKSQGWTHFDLIFIDADKPNYPHYFKWALEYSRPGTVIIADNVVRGGRVLDPEDPNGKAMRDFMDLMADDTLIDGTVMQTVGSKGYDGFAIGIVK from the coding sequence ATGAAAGAAAAACTTTGGAACGACGTAGATGATTATTTCACGGAGAAGCTCCACAACTCAGACCCTGTGATGGAAGCGGTGCATCAAAACAACTTTGACGCCGGCTTGCCTGGAATCGATGTGTCACCGAATCAAGGCAAGTTTCTGAAACTGATGGTGAAACTGGCTAACGCCAAAAATGTCCTGGAAATCGGTACACTTGGCGGCTATAGCAGCATCTGGATGGGACGCGCACTGCCTGATGACGGACGCCTAGTGACGCTCGAATACAAAAATGCCCACGCCATTGTGGCGCGAGAAAATATCGAAAACGCCGGATTGTCCGATAAAATCGAAGTGATTGAAGGTGCGGCTATCGACACTTTGCCGATGCTCAAATCACAAGGCTGGACGCATTTCGATTTGATTTTCATCGATGCTGACAAACCGAACTATCCTCATTACTTTAAATGGGCTTTGGAGTATTCCCGGCCTGGCACAGTCATCATTGCCGACAATGTCGTCCGCGGCGGCCGCGTTTTGGATCCGGAAGATCCAAACGGCAAAGCGATGCGCGACTTCATGGACTTGATGGCGGATGACACGCTGATCGACGGCACGGTCATGCAGACGGTCGGTAGCAAAGGTTATGACGGATTTGCGATTGGAATTGTGAAATAA
- the dpaL gene encoding diaminopropionate ammonia-lyase — MMNATDNEGEIQYLANKSRRKSNDENASAGFMNRKAVEQARNFHKSFPEYKVTPLHSLTGLSKHLKVCNIWVKDESHRFGLNAFKVLGGSYALGKYLAEKLNADISEVSFQKLRSHEVKERLGALTFVTATDGNHGRGIAWAASQLGQKSVVCMPKGSSPIRLDNIRKEGAEAFITELNYDDTVKLANRMAEENGWVLVQDTAWDGYEEIPIWIMQGYGTIMDEALEQMAETGVDRPTHVFLQAGVGSFAGSMLGCLVEKYGDERPVTVIIEPEKAACLYKSIRIGDGKPHAVTGALDTIMAGLACGEPSIASWGILKDFAEIFVSCPDYVAARGMRILANPISSDPRIISGESGAVGMGLLSQLAENENLSRMKKELNLNQDSKVLIISTEGDTDPGHYRKVVWDGAYPTV; from the coding sequence ATGATGAATGCTACAGATAATGAAGGGGAGATTCAATATCTAGCGAATAAAAGCAGGCGAAAATCTAACGATGAAAATGCGAGTGCAGGCTTTATGAACAGGAAGGCCGTTGAACAGGCCAGGAATTTCCATAAGAGCTTTCCCGAGTATAAAGTAACGCCCCTTCACAGTTTGACCGGCTTGTCCAAGCATTTAAAGGTCTGCAACATCTGGGTAAAAGATGAATCTCACCGTTTTGGCCTTAACGCTTTTAAAGTGCTGGGCGGTTCCTATGCGCTTGGCAAATACCTGGCAGAAAAATTGAACGCCGATATTTCAGAAGTATCTTTTCAAAAACTAAGAAGCCACGAAGTGAAGGAGCGGCTTGGAGCCCTCACTTTTGTAACAGCGACTGATGGCAATCACGGAAGAGGCATCGCTTGGGCCGCAAGCCAGCTCGGGCAAAAATCAGTTGTCTGCATGCCGAAAGGATCTTCGCCAATAAGATTGGACAATATACGGAAAGAAGGCGCGGAAGCCTTCATAACCGAGTTGAATTATGACGACACCGTTAAGCTGGCCAACCGGATGGCTGAAGAAAATGGTTGGGTGTTGGTGCAGGACACGGCTTGGGATGGCTATGAGGAAATTCCGATTTGGATCATGCAAGGGTATGGAACAATCATGGATGAAGCGTTGGAACAGATGGCTGAAACCGGCGTTGACCGGCCGACGCATGTGTTTTTGCAAGCAGGCGTCGGTTCTTTCGCCGGCAGCATGCTCGGCTGCCTGGTGGAAAAGTATGGCGATGAACGGCCGGTTACAGTGATTATCGAACCGGAAAAAGCAGCTTGCTTATACAAATCGATAAGGATTGGAGATGGAAAACCGCATGCAGTGACCGGAGCTTTGGATACAATCATGGCCGGATTGGCTTGCGGTGAACCCAGTATAGCTTCATGGGGCATTTTAAAAGATTTTGCGGAGATCTTTGTTTCGTGTCCTGATTATGTGGCAGCACGGGGCATGCGGATTCTCGCAAACCCAATAAGCTCTGACCCTCGCATTATCTCAGGCGAATCCGGCGCAGTCGGGATGGGATTGCTTAGTCAACTGGCTGAAAATGAAAACCTTAGTAGAATGAAAAAAGAATTGAATTTAAACCAGGATTCTAAAGTTCTGATCATCAGCACAGAAGGTGACACGGATCCGGGCCATTATAGGAAAGTGGTCTGGGACGGTGCCTATCCGACTGTGTAG
- a CDS encoding SDR family oxidoreductase gives MSHIKQVALVTGGNRGIGYELVKQLAVNGFKVILTSRDAEKGQKAAQILQESKLDVSFAVMDVEEKESIRQAASAINDQYGRLDVLINNAGVYLDEHEKLLAMDPGILEKTMATNFFGAYYVMHSFLPLMEKHGYGRIINISSGYGELREMAVPGVGAYKLSKLALNGLTQLAAAELKGDIKVNAACPGWVSTDMGGPSAPRTPKQAAASILWLATIGSDGPNGGFFRNGRQIDW, from the coding sequence ATGTCACACATTAAACAAGTCGCACTTGTCACAGGCGGGAATCGGGGAATAGGTTATGAGTTGGTGAAACAATTGGCAGTGAACGGCTTTAAAGTCATTTTGACCAGCCGGGATGCTGAAAAAGGCCAGAAAGCCGCTCAAATACTTCAGGAATCAAAACTGGACGTTTCGTTCGCAGTAATGGATGTCGAGGAAAAGGAAAGCATTCGCCAAGCGGCGAGTGCGATAAATGATCAATATGGCAGATTGGATGTATTGATCAACAATGCGGGCGTTTATTTGGATGAGCATGAAAAGTTATTGGCCATGGACCCTGGCATTCTGGAAAAAACGATGGCGACGAACTTTTTCGGGGCATATTATGTGATGCATTCTTTTCTTCCGCTGATGGAAAAGCATGGCTATGGAAGAATCATCAATATTTCTTCAGGCTATGGAGAACTGCGAGAAATGGCTGTTCCGGGAGTAGGCGCCTACAAACTCTCCAAACTTGCTTTAAATGGGTTGACGCAATTGGCCGCTGCAGAGCTCAAAGGAGACATCAAAGTAAATGCAGCTTGTCCAGGATGGGTAAGTACAGATATGGGTGGACCTTCGGCTCCGAGAACCCCAAAGCAGGCAGCCGCGTCCATCCTTTGGCTAGCGACGATTGGCTCGGATGGCCCCAATGGAGGGTTCTTCCGGAATGGCAGACAAATCGATTGGTAA
- the parE gene encoding DNA topoisomerase IV subunit B, producing MAKTKSTAYNEEAIQVLEGLDAVRKRPGMYIGSTDTRGLHHLVYEIVDNSVDEALAGFGDRITVTIHENNSISVRDYGRGMPTGMHRSGKPTPEVILTVLHAGGKFGQGGYKTSGGLHGVGASVVNALSKFLEVTIFRDGKKYRQRFENGGKPVTTLEEIGSTKESGTIIQFLPDETIFSTTKYNYETLSERLRESAFLLKGLKIELIDKRTDTEETFFFETGIEAFAAYLNEEKDVLHPVAYIEGQQDEMEVEFAFQFNDGYSETILSFVNNVRTRDGGTHETGAKAAMTRVFNDYARKINLLKDKDKNLEGSDIREGLAAIISVRIPEGLLQFEGQTKSKLGTSEARSIVDSIVSQQLMYFMEENADLSASLVRKAIRASQARLAARKAREDARNGKKRKKSDVLLSGKLTPAQSRNASKNELYLVEGDSAGGSAKQGRDRTFQAILPLRGKVVNTEKAKLEDIMKNEEISTIIHAIGGGVSSDFSIDDIAYNKVIIMTDADTDGAHIQVLLLTFFYRYMKPLIEGGKVFIALPPLYKVSKGVGKKEVIDYAWTEADLEASTKKVGKGYILQRYKGLGEMNADQLWETTMNPETRTLIRVTIEDGARAERRITTLMGDKVEPRRKWIENNVDFGMEEDGNILDNDLIHAEEEVV from the coding sequence ATGGCTAAAACAAAAAGCACGGCATACAACGAAGAAGCGATCCAAGTACTCGAAGGCCTAGATGCCGTTAGAAAACGCCCGGGTATGTATATTGGTTCAACAGATACCAGAGGGCTTCACCATTTGGTGTATGAAATTGTCGATAACTCCGTCGATGAAGCGCTCGCCGGATTCGGGGACCGGATTACGGTCACGATCCATGAAAACAACAGCATAAGCGTGCGGGATTACGGCCGCGGCATGCCTACGGGGATGCATCGCAGCGGCAAACCGACGCCTGAAGTCATCTTGACGGTGCTTCATGCCGGCGGCAAGTTCGGCCAAGGCGGCTACAAGACCAGCGGCGGGCTACACGGAGTCGGCGCTTCTGTGGTCAACGCCTTATCAAAATTCCTGGAAGTGACCATTTTCCGCGACGGCAAAAAGTATCGCCAGCGCTTTGAAAATGGCGGCAAGCCGGTTACGACTCTGGAAGAAATCGGTTCGACAAAAGAAAGCGGCACCATCATCCAGTTCCTGCCGGATGAGACGATTTTCTCAACCACCAAATACAATTATGAGACGCTCAGCGAACGGTTGCGGGAGTCCGCATTCCTGTTAAAAGGCTTGAAAATCGAATTGATCGACAAACGCACCGATACGGAAGAAACGTTCTTTTTTGAAACGGGCATTGAAGCGTTTGCCGCTTATTTGAACGAAGAAAAAGATGTCTTGCATCCGGTGGCCTATATCGAAGGCCAGCAAGACGAAATGGAAGTGGAATTCGCGTTCCAATTCAATGACGGCTATTCCGAGACGATTTTGTCGTTCGTCAATAATGTCCGCACCCGTGACGGCGGGACGCATGAAACCGGCGCGAAAGCCGCCATGACGCGCGTCTTCAACGATTACGCACGAAAAATCAATTTATTGAAAGACAAAGACAAAAACCTGGAAGGCTCTGATATCCGTGAAGGATTGGCCGCGATCATCTCGGTCCGGATTCCGGAAGGACTGTTGCAGTTTGAAGGCCAGACGAAAAGCAAGCTGGGCACCAGTGAAGCGAGAAGCATCGTCGATTCGATCGTTTCCCAGCAATTGATGTACTTTATGGAAGAAAATGCGGACCTCAGCGCATCGCTTGTCCGCAAAGCGATCCGCGCGTCCCAGGCACGCTTGGCCGCCCGGAAAGCCCGGGAAGATGCACGGAATGGCAAGAAACGCAAAAAATCCGACGTCTTGCTGTCCGGCAAATTGACGCCGGCACAGTCCCGGAACGCTTCGAAAAACGAATTGTACCTGGTCGAGGGAGACTCGGCCGGCGGTTCGGCGAAGCAAGGCCGCGACCGGACATTCCAGGCGATTTTGCCGCTCCGCGGGAAAGTCGTCAATACCGAAAAAGCGAAACTGGAAGACATCATGAAAAACGAGGAAATCTCGACGATCATCCACGCAATCGGCGGCGGTGTCTCGTCTGATTTTTCCATTGACGACATTGCTTACAACAAAGTCATCATCATGACCGATGCCGATACGGACGGCGCGCATATCCAAGTGCTGCTGTTGACGTTCTTTTACCGTTACATGAAACCGCTGATCGAAGGCGGCAAAGTGTTTATCGCCCTTCCACCGCTGTATAAAGTGTCAAAAGGCGTTGGCAAGAAAGAAGTCATCGACTATGCCTGGACCGAAGCGGACCTGGAAGCATCGACGAAAAAAGTCGGCAAAGGCTATATTTTGCAGCGCTATAAAGGACTCGGGGAAATGAACGCCGATCAGCTATGGGAAACGACCATGAATCCGGAAACCCGGACGTTGATCCGCGTGACGATAGAAGACGGCGCCCGCGCTGAACGCCGAATCACGACATTGATGGGCGATAAAGTGGAACCGCGCCGCAAATGGATTGAAAACAACGTCGACTTCGGAATGGAAGAAGACGGCAATATTTTAGACAATGATTTGATTCATGCTGAGGAGGAAGTTGTATGA
- the parC gene encoding DNA topoisomerase IV subunit A translates to MTQTERFQDLPLEEVIGDRFGRYSKYIIQDRALPDARDGLKPVQRRILYAMYKEGNTNDKAFRKSAKTVGNVIGNYHPHGDSSVYEAMVRLSQDWKIRHMLVEMHGNNGSMDGDSPAAMRYTEARLSAISGELLRDIDKRTVEFIPNFDDSDMEPTVLPAGFPNLLVNGSTGISAGYATDIPPHALHEVLDAVLMRMDKPEATVDELMTVIKGPDFPTGGIIQGVDGIKKAYETGKGKIVVRSKAAVEPLKGGKEQIVITEIPFEVNKATMIKKIDDHRFDRKLEGISEVRDESDRTGLRIVIELKKDVDANGILNYLFKNTDLQVSYNFNMVAIYKRRPTMMTLPSLLDAYITHRKEIITKRSEYDLQKANDRMHIVDGLMKALSILDEVIKTIRASKDKRDAKNNLITAFAFSEAQAEAIVSLQLYRLTNTDITDLRNEAATLKKLIDELTGILTSATKLKNVIKKELAAVRKQFAEPRRSAIEEKIQEITITREVMIPSEEVVVTVTKEGYVKRTSTRSHAASNGQDFAMKDTDHLLFEGSLNTQNTILMFTTNGNFVYQPVNELPDIKWKDLGQHLSSIVQLEPNESILAVYPFENFDADASILTVSKHGLVKRSALKDYHVQRYSKTIKTMNLKNGDSLIFAGLVTKETELFIATNQAHAVRFPMEEVPITGLRTAGVKGVNLKDGDFAVSAIMIDLEEKQDLILVTQRGAAKKMKLQEFETGSRAKRGVVMLRELKANPHRVVAVVSTTGREEEILIETAKGVRLTLAVNTLKPVDRYSNGSFVLDEGTDGTPVTVYRLEKKE, encoded by the coding sequence ATGACACAAACCGAACGTTTTCAAGATCTGCCCTTAGAAGAAGTCATCGGCGATCGGTTTGGGCGTTACAGTAAGTACATCATCCAGGACCGGGCCCTTCCGGACGCGCGCGACGGGCTGAAGCCCGTTCAGCGCCGGATTTTGTACGCGATGTACAAAGAAGGCAATACGAACGACAAAGCGTTCCGGAAATCGGCCAAAACCGTCGGTAACGTCATCGGCAACTATCACCCGCACGGGGACAGTTCCGTTTACGAAGCGATGGTGCGGTTGAGCCAGGACTGGAAAATCCGCCATATGCTGGTGGAAATGCACGGCAATAACGGATCGATGGACGGCGACTCGCCGGCTGCCATGCGATATACGGAAGCGCGCTTGTCCGCGATTTCCGGTGAATTGCTGCGCGACATCGACAAACGGACAGTGGAATTCATTCCAAACTTTGACGATTCTGATATGGAGCCGACGGTACTGCCAGCTGGATTCCCGAATTTATTGGTCAACGGCTCTACCGGGATTTCTGCCGGTTATGCGACGGATATTCCGCCGCACGCTTTGCATGAAGTGCTTGACGCGGTACTGATGCGCATGGATAAGCCGGAAGCGACAGTGGACGAATTGATGACGGTCATCAAAGGTCCGGATTTTCCGACGGGCGGCATCATCCAAGGCGTCGATGGCATCAAGAAAGCCTACGAAACCGGCAAAGGGAAAATTGTGGTCCGCTCCAAAGCTGCAGTGGAACCGCTCAAAGGCGGAAAAGAACAAATCGTCATCACGGAAATTCCGTTTGAAGTCAATAAAGCGACAATGATCAAGAAAATCGATGACCACCGTTTTGACCGAAAATTGGAAGGCATCTCGGAAGTGCGCGATGAATCAGACAGAACCGGTCTGCGCATTGTCATTGAACTGAAAAAAGACGTGGACGCCAACGGCATTTTGAATTATTTATTCAAAAACACGGATCTTCAAGTAAGCTATAACTTTAATATGGTTGCCATCTATAAACGCCGTCCAACCATGATGACGCTGCCGTCTCTGCTCGATGCGTATATCACCCACCGCAAGGAAATCATCACGAAGCGGTCGGAGTATGATTTGCAAAAAGCCAATGACCGCATGCACATTGTGGATGGCTTGATGAAAGCCCTGTCGATCCTCGATGAAGTGATCAAAACCATCCGGGCGTCTAAAGACAAACGGGATGCGAAAAACAACTTGATCACCGCTTTCGCTTTTTCTGAAGCACAAGCAGAAGCGATTGTTTCTTTGCAATTATATCGATTGACGAATACCGACATCACCGATTTGAGAAATGAAGCGGCGACCTTGAAAAAATTGATCGACGAATTGACCGGCATTTTAACCAGTGCCACCAAACTGAAAAATGTCATCAAGAAAGAGCTGGCTGCCGTACGCAAGCAATTTGCCGAGCCGCGCCGTTCTGCCATCGAGGAAAAAATCCAGGAAATCACCATTACCCGTGAAGTCATGATTCCGAGCGAGGAAGTCGTAGTCACGGTTACTAAAGAAGGTTATGTGAAACGCACCAGCACGCGGTCGCATGCAGCTTCAAATGGCCAGGACTTTGCGATGAAAGATACGGACCATTTGCTGTTTGAAGGAAGCTTGAATACCCAGAACACGATTCTGATGTTCACGACGAACGGGAACTTCGTGTACCAGCCCGTTAACGAATTGCCGGACATCAAATGGAAAGACCTGGGCCAGCATTTGTCGAGCATCGTGCAGCTGGAACCGAACGAGTCGATTTTGGCCGTTTATCCGTTTGAGAATTTCGATGCGGATGCCAGTATTTTGACAGTTTCCAAACACGGTCTGGTGAAACGCTCCGCCTTGAAGGATTATCATGTTCAGCGCTACTCGAAGACCATCAAGACCATGAATTTGAAAAATGGCGATTCGCTGATTTTCGCGGGGCTCGTGACCAAAGAAACCGAATTGTTCATTGCCACCAACCAAGCACACGCAGTGCGCTTCCCGATGGAAGAAGTGCCGATTACCGGTTTGCGTACAGCTGGCGTTAAAGGCGTGAATTTGAAAGACGGGGACTTTGCCGTCTCGGCCATCATGATTGATTTGGAAGAAAAGCAGGATCTGATTTTGGTGACGCAGCGCGGAGCCGCCAAGAAAATGAAGCTGCAGGAATTCGAAACAGGCAGCCGGGCAAAACGCGGCGTTGTGATGCTGCGAGAATTGAAAGCAAATCCTCACCGTGTAGTGGCGGTTGTCAGTACGACAGGCAGAGAAGAAGAAATACTGATTGAAACGGCAAAAGGCGTTCGATTGACGCTGGCTGTCAATACCCTGAAGCCGGTTGACCGTTATTCGAACGGTTCATTCGTTCTCGATGAAGGAACGGATGGCACACCGGTCACCGTTTACCGATTAGAGAAAAAAGAATAA
- a CDS encoding class I SAM-dependent methyltransferase — MKDKVREVYNQLAGYYANEADQTGLYNSEYERPEMMAQLPMDMKGHSVLDAGCAAGWYTEQLEKRGANVTAIDLSPEMVNAAKKRMGAKANVLCADLAAALPFEDRSFDWVVSSLTLHYLEDWGKTFQEFKRILKPGGRLLFSVHHPFTDIELLAEADYFSTELITDHWEKSGKAYEVLFYRRPLSDIFNQTLEHFAIQEIIEPKPTLKFKDLAPESYERLMKKPNFLIIQAAMK, encoded by the coding sequence ATGAAAGACAAAGTCAGAGAAGTGTATAACCAGCTGGCCGGTTATTATGCCAATGAAGCAGATCAAACGGGTCTATACAACAGCGAATACGAGCGGCCGGAAATGATGGCGCAATTGCCAATGGATATGAAGGGCCACAGCGTTTTGGATGCCGGCTGCGCCGCTGGCTGGTATACCGAGCAATTGGAAAAACGCGGCGCGAATGTCACCGCCATTGATCTGAGCCCGGAAATGGTCAATGCGGCCAAGAAACGGATGGGGGCCAAGGCGAACGTGCTATGCGCCGACCTGGCAGCGGCTTTGCCGTTTGAAGACCGTTCTTTTGATTGGGTGGTCAGTTCGTTGACGCTTCATTACCTGGAGGACTGGGGCAAAACGTTTCAGGAATTTAAACGGATCCTAAAGCCGGGAGGCCGGCTGCTGTTTTCGGTCCATCATCCGTTTACGGATATCGAGTTGCTGGCGGAAGCCGATTATTTTTCAACCGAACTGATAACCGACCACTGGGAGAAGTCGGGGAAGGCTTATGAAGTCCTCTTTTACCGCCGGCCGCTCAGCGATATTTTCAATCAAACGCTTGAACACTTTGCCATCCAGGAAATCATCGAACCGAAGCCGACGTTAAAATTCAAAGACCTGGCCCCGGAAAGTTACGAGCGGCTGATGAAGAAACCGAATTTCCTGATCATCCAAGCAGCTATGAAATGA
- a CDS encoding TetR/AcrR family transcriptional regulator, with the protein MTQSKTDPRVLRTRRVIMDSFIDLSGEKEFKDITVKDITSKAMINRATFYYHFEDIYDLLEKALLEVWSVNLGAEYYQNNALNTEALVHVFKAITNFQLSLSTRCHRGYEDTIARIIREQLENIFYKMLVKQRPTEDEQALKVAAVMLSWGIYGASVEWKRNSKNVAPEEFIKSAIPFILSGIDTRLTNEQMGVEN; encoded by the coding sequence ATGACGCAATCAAAAACAGATCCACGGGTTTTGCGCACGCGCAGAGTCATCATGGATTCGTTCATTGACCTCTCAGGAGAAAAGGAATTCAAAGACATCACCGTAAAGGATATTACCTCCAAGGCGATGATTAACCGTGCGACTTTCTATTATCATTTTGAAGATATCTACGATTTACTGGAGAAGGCTTTATTGGAAGTATGGTCCGTCAATTTGGGTGCTGAGTATTACCAGAACAACGCCTTGAATACAGAAGCACTGGTCCACGTTTTCAAAGCCATCACCAATTTCCAATTGTCCTTATCCACCCGCTGCCATAGAGGCTACGAAGATACGATTGCCCGGATCATCCGGGAGCAGCTTGAAAATATTTTCTATAAGATGCTGGTGAAACAGCGGCCGACTGAAGACGAGCAAGCGCTTAAAGTGGCGGCGGTGATGTTGAGCTGGGGAATTTACGGCGCTTCGGTGGAATGGAAAAGAAATTCAAAGAACGTTGCGCCGGAAGAATTCATCAAATCCGCGATTCCTTTTATCCTGTCTGGCATCGATACCCGACTCACGAATGAACAGATGGGTGTTGAGAATTAA
- a CDS encoding ArsR/SmtB family transcription factor yields MGSGIEQIASTQDFDLYAQKFKALADPKRLELLNMICRRGSVCVCDLVEEMDIPQSKLSYHLKILLNAELLHKETRGTWSYYSLNSQEMDRLLSNEICRVINPSC; encoded by the coding sequence ATGGGTTCTGGCATTGAACAGATCGCTTCCACTCAGGACTTTGATCTCTACGCACAGAAATTCAAGGCATTGGCGGACCCAAAACGGCTGGAGCTGCTCAATATGATTTGCCGGAGAGGTTCTGTCTGCGTCTGTGACTTGGTCGAAGAAATGGACATCCCGCAATCAAAACTTTCCTACCACTTGAAGATTTTGCTGAATGCGGAATTGCTGCATAAAGAAACCCGCGGAACGTGGAGTTATTACTCCTTGAACAGCCAGGAAATGGACAGGCTCTTGTCAAACGAAATCTGCCGCGTCATCAATCCATCTTGTTAA
- a CDS encoding NAD(P)-binding domain-containing protein, with translation METTQLPVAIIGGGPVGLAAAAQLVKRGQSFLLLELGAQLGTSFLDYGHVRLFSAWQYNIDEAAKELMEKYEVPIPAPDRLPYGRDIAEQYLQPLGQLPELKPFIHLNSQVLHISRKGLDKVKMEGRDERPFELVVQEDGTLRTFQARAVIDATGTWQQPNPLVSGGMPEIANPHIHYGIPDILGADRQRFEHKRIAVVGSGHSALNSILDLVALKNDAPATAISWILRRPNAASALGGGSDDQLPERGALGSRVGSVMASGAIATQTATTIASLESNEDGTVTLIANQNGGFVELGPFDEIIANTGSKPDFSFLREIRYSFDPALESVPALAPLIDPNVHSCGTVRPHGEQELRQPEKDFYIVGVKSYGRAPTFLMATGYEQVRSVAAHLSGDTEAAKRVELKLPETGVCSSRPIPVQVLTAAGSGSACCG, from the coding sequence ATGGAAACCACACAATTACCAGTTGCTATTATCGGCGGAGGACCGGTTGGTTTGGCCGCTGCTGCCCAGTTGGTGAAACGGGGGCAATCGTTTCTGTTGCTTGAATTGGGAGCGCAGCTCGGCACCAGCTTCCTGGATTACGGCCATGTCCGCTTGTTTTCGGCTTGGCAATACAATATCGATGAAGCGGCAAAAGAATTGATGGAAAAATACGAAGTTCCGATACCTGCTCCCGACCGGTTGCCTTATGGGCGGGATATTGCAGAGCAGTACTTGCAGCCGCTTGGCCAATTGCCGGAGCTCAAGCCGTTTATCCACTTGAACAGCCAAGTGCTCCACATCAGCCGCAAAGGCCTCGATAAAGTCAAAATGGAAGGACGCGACGAACGCCCATTTGAACTGGTGGTGCAGGAAGACGGTACGCTCCGCACTTTCCAAGCGAGAGCAGTGATCGATGCGACCGGCACTTGGCAGCAGCCGAATCCGCTCGTTTCAGGCGGCATGCCTGAAATCGCCAACCCGCATATCCATTACGGCATTCCGGATATTCTCGGTGCCGACCGCCAGCGTTTTGAACACAAACGCATTGCCGTTGTGGGAAGCGGGCATTCGGCTTTAAATTCCATTCTCGACTTGGTGGCGCTTAAAAACGATGCTCCAGCTACCGCAATTTCCTGGATTCTCCGCCGCCCAAATGCTGCAAGTGCCCTCGGCGGTGGAAGCGACGACCAGTTGCCGGAACGCGGAGCGCTTGGCAGCCGCGTAGGCAGCGTCATGGCAAGCGGAGCCATTGCAACCCAGACGGCCACAACAATCGCTTCTTTGGAGTCGAATGAGGACGGCACCGTCACGTTGATCGCCAATCAAAACGGCGGCTTCGTGGAACTCGGCCCATTTGATGAAATCATTGCGAATACCGGCTCCAAACCGGATTTCTCTTTCCTTCGTGAAATCCGCTACAGTTTCGATCCGGCACTTGAAAGCGTGCCGGCTCTTGCTCCATTGATCGACCCGAACGTCCATAGCTGCGGAACTGTCCGGCCGCACGGCGAACAGGAATTGCGTCAGCCGGAAAAAGATTTCTACATCGTCGGCGTGAAAAGCTATGGCCGTGCCCCGACATTCCTGATGGCGACTGGCTACGAGCAAGTCCGCTCGGTTGCCGCGCATTTAAGCGGCGATACGGAAGCCGCAAAACGGGTGGAATTAAAGCTGCCGGAGACCGGCGTCTGCTCAAGCCGCCCGATTCCGGTGCAGGTTCTTACAGCGGCCGGGTCCGGATCAGCTTGCTGCGGCTGA